AAGACTAGGGGTGTATGTATGCAGTGCTGTTTGGGTGACCCCTTCCCATTCTGCAGAAGAccacctttttctctttccctaatGCCCACATACTCAGGAATGCTCCCTGTGATGAGAAGATGGGGTGCAGGCCCAGGGGTGCAGAAGCTTGGGGGGGGGGAGATCTTATGGCTGGAGAGAGATTTGCCTCCCAGGCAGAGTCCTGGAACCTGGAGGGGGAAGGATGTCCCTGTGGGTGCCGCACCCTGGGGGAGTTGCCCTCAGATGCTGGAGCTTGGGCGTCTCACGGACCTggggattgttttgttttgttttgctttttgtttttgacttGGCTTGGCTGCCTGTtgcctctgtgaccttgggcagcttGCTTACTAGCTATCTGGAACCTCAGTTTTATCAAGTGAGATGGGCTGGCCCAGCTGATGGAGGAAATGGCTGTGGGCTGGGCCTGGAACGAGCATTAGCTTTGTGGTGCCCTGAATGGAGGTGAGTGTCCCCACCACTCAGAGACAGCCGCCTGCCCCACTCCCTTCTCCAGAGGGCTAAGGTGTATTTGGCAAGGAGGGGAGGACAAGAGGGGCTCTGCCAGGGCCTGGCCCTTAGCACCACGTCTGGGGAATGCAGGCTGAACCCTTGGTGGGCGCTATGGAGAGGCTGAGGGCCTGGCCCATGCAGGGCCATCAGGGCCACTTGGGACAGGACCggactggaggggagggggctggagtgagcctggctccctgcctccaccctggtTAGTATGGATGCCGGAGAGGCGCTGGCTGGGCCGTGGCAACAAGTCAGAGGCCCTGGGAAGGCGCCCTGGCGAGGCTGGGCATGTTCTTTCTCCACATGTTTCTTCTTCACAGCTGAACAGCCTTTGGCTTCTTGCTGCCAGTTCTGTTTCCCTCCCGGGGGAGAGACTTGGTGTTCTCCtggcagagcaggggctgctgggaagggaaggcagagccTGCCAGCTTCTTGGTGGAGCTGGAGGCCTGGGGCACGGGTGCAGTTGTTCTCTGGGAGACTGGGGACCCATCCCTCCTCCCATCAGAACCAGTGGCTTCTCAGGAAGGGTCACCTGCAGGGGACAGCATGAAGAGGTCCCAGCCAGCCCTTTGACCCAGGAGGCAGACAGGGTGCTCAGCGTCTGCAACTGGTAGACAGGGGTGGCCACCTCATGGCCTGGGTCTGGGTCTGCACCAGCTGTTGCCGGCAGCTGGCTGAAGcggtcctgcccacccccgctgGGGTTGGGGCTGAGGAGAGGACCCCCTTGCTgggccctgcctctgccagcCAGTTCCCAGGGCCCTCGATCCTGAGGTGCCCAGGTACCCCAAACTCTGGGTTCTCCTGCCCCCCTAACAGCTTTGTTAGTAGTGACCCCCTTTCTGGGGGGCACAGGGAGGCGGGTGTGAGTGCTGGTAGCAAGTCTACCTGGAGTCCTGGAGCCACCAGGGCCTCCTGGCCCACAGCTGTCCTTCTGGCCGACCTTGAGCAGGATTCGAGGCAGGGGGAGTGTGCCCTTCCAGTGGCCGCCCCGGCAGGCCTGGCCCCACTGAAACCCGAAGCCAgccagagctccagccctgggCCGACCAGCTGCATGGGGGCAAGGGTAGTGGCAGAGGCCGGAATGAGGGACACAGACAGCACTGGGCCTGAGCTGGAGAGCCGGTTGCCTCGCTGCAATGGCGGTCAAGAGACTCCAGAGCCCGGGAGAGGTCAGCTGCTGACCATACCAGGTGGGCTGTGGGGGCAGTGAGCCAGGTGGCCGGCCTCTTGTAGGGAGATCACTTGGCCTTAATGCAGTGGTAGAGAGACTTTTAGGGGCCcttagagaaaggaggaagggtagGTCTGGCTGTCCTGGGGAGTGGAGCCCCTGGGACCAGCCAGATTCCTTTGAAATCTGATAGGGGATTGGGTACCCCCCTGGGGTGGGAACCGGGTGCCAGGTGCCTTCTGGGCAGGCTCCCTGGGCTGCAGAAGGGGAGTGGGAGCTGTGGCCACCCTTGCCTTgtcttccctgccctcctccctgtcctccccagcccaccctcagGGAGTGCAGGCCACCTGTCTGGATCGGGTCCCTGATTTCCCACTTGTGAGGTCTCAGGCTTCAGAGGTGCTGCTCTGTATTGGGTGGGGACCCTTTCCTGTGTCTTTTCTCATCCCAGGTCTTGCCAGCCTGCAAGGCATTTCTCAGAAACCCAGTTAGGGGAAGTGCCTCATATCTTCTGCCATCCCTCTTTCTGCCTTTTGAAAACAACCAATCACcgcccttctccctgcccttctGTCCCTGTCTGCTTCATCAGAGTCAGCCAAGTTCTCCGCTTGGTCTGGCTGCTCACTTACTAGGGGCCTGGGTCTGGCTGCACTGTGCACGCCCTGGAAGGAGCGGTCCTTGTGCATCCTTGTGGTTCTCGGGAGTTTCACTTCTGGCCTGGAGAgatgtgctgggggtggggaccgGGATGATGATGGTCACTGAAGGTTCATGGTGGCCAGGGTGGAGGGCAGTGTGGTGGCATGGTGGTGTAGGAATCCAGGGTTCACTCTTGTCTCTTGACCTTGGACAGGGCTCTGAACTTATCTGGGCCTCATACATCCTAatttggaggaaggaggaggggactgTATCTGAGTTCCTAGCAGTCCTGTTTATCACTATGTTAAGGGGacccagggaggagggagtggcctcCCTGGTTTGCCCTTCTGTGCTGGGCTTATCTGTTTTCCCAAGGGCCCTGCCCCCCGTTTCTGTGGGTCGGGGTAGGGCCCATACAGCACTGGGGAAGTGCACCGCAGCCCCACTGCTAACAGttgggtgaggaagaggaggtggggtCAGGACGGGGATGAGCTGTATGGATAGCTGTATGGTCAGAGCTGGGTGAGCTGACCTGTCCGGAGCTCCCAGGCATGCAAGGGGCCAGTCTGGCTGCCAGGCAGACCCTGGGTGGGAAGGAGTGGGCCAAGTGAGCATCCAGGCAGCCTGAGTTTTGCTGGAGGGTTTCTGCGGGGAGGTCCCCTCTCCCCAGGTGGCAAGGCTCTCCTTTGTCCCCCTAGTGCCTGGGTAAGGTTGGAAGGTTTtgtcacctccccccccccaagcaTGTGAGTTGGGTGCTTTCCACAAATATTAGACTTAATGACGTGTTTACAGTAATTAATTCATTAACTTAGTGTCTTCCTTTGTGCCTGGGCGAGATGGAAGAAGGAAGATGGAGCGCTGGTGTGAATGCCACCCGGAGTGCTGCAGAACAGGCTCCGGAGGTGGCGAGCCTGGCTCTGGGGACACCGGGAGGCAGTGATTCTTTAGAGAGGAGAGTTTATTTCGTTTAGGTCTTGTTGAATGAGTAGAAGTTTCTGGATGGAATCCAGAATCTGCATGGAATTCTGTGATATCAGGGGCAGAGTAAACAAAAGCACAGGTGGGAAGGAAGACGTGTGGCCTGTTCTCAGGCTTTGGAGTAGTTTGGTGTAACTACTCTTTGTCAGGGAGAGCTGGTAGGAGCTGAAATGGACTTAAGGCTGGTGCCGaagggtgctggcctgtgaagcttGGACCTTGTGAGCATTAGAAGTATTAGGGAGTATTAGAAGGTTCTGAGTAGTGCTCTTGAACCAGGGGAAGAGGCCTGTACTAGAGCCATGGCCACAGAGCCCCAGTCCTGTGACCAGTGGAGTTTAGGTTGGGTGGCTAGATTGGGGTGTTGGTATTCATTAAGCAGGGCTGGTTTGCGGAGGAAGATGAATTCCATGCTGACAAGATGAGTCTTTGGTGATGCTGGGAGGGATGTTGCCAAGACACTGGACATGTTAAGGTCAGAGAAGATCCTTGGATTGGGCCCTCAGAGTGGCTTtggtgccctgactggcgtggctcagttggttgaagcgttgtcctgtaactgaggggttgtggatttgattcccagtcagggcatgtacccaggttgtgggttcgatccccagtccaggtgcatacacaaggcaaccaactgatgcttctctcttgcatttattatgtttctgtctctcctttcctatctctttaaaagcaatgggggaaaaaaatccacgGATgagcataaaaaaaaataaaataaaaaaggaggctTTGGTGACTCTGGGGAAGAGTGTTTTGGACACTATGCTCAGCTGAAAGCCGGACTGGTAGACTGAGGAGCGAGGGGGACGGGCGGGCCTGGGATGTGGAAGGCTTCTGGCAGTGGCCGGCAGTGGCCTGCAGTGGAAGTTGCGTACCCAGGCTGAGGTGGGACTGAGGAGTCTGGGGAATAGGCAGGCGCTATCCTACAGGGCATGTGCCCACCCTGGTGGGTGAGGTGGATGCCCCACCTGACCAACTAGGTCCATCTTACTGAGTTCCTTCCTTGTTGCCCACAGAGCTGCCGGCAGTCATGCTACTGAATGGGGACTGCCCAGAGAgcctgaggaaggaagaggggccCACCGAACCACCCCGGGAAAATGGGCTGGATGAGGCGGAGCCGGGAGAGGAGACCACTGGACAGGAAGTCATTGTCATTCAGGACACGGGCTTTTCTGTGAAGATCCTGGCCCCAGGGATTGAGCCCTTTTCCCTACAGGTGAGATGGGAGAGAAGTGCGGGGCCCAAGGTCCAGGCTGCTCTGGGAAGATGAGGGTGGAAAGCCAAGCCTTGCCCTTGCTCATCCTGGCCCTTTATCACAGGCTGGAAACCTACCTTTGCCTTGCCCAGTCTCACTCAGCCAGCCTGGTGGGTGTGTGTGTCCAGGTTCAGGCCGTTGTCCCATTGCTATTGGACAGCTGGCAGCAGGGATTGCCAGCCCTGTTGGGAATGTATGGTAGCGTCTGGGTGGTGTTGGGGTCCCAGGGCTCCCAGCCCTCTGCTGTGTACTCAGGGAGGTCGCGTTTCTCTGGCTGTGTTGCTACCATTTGCCTGAGAGGAGAGCGGTATTGGGAGAGGAGAACCCACCCAGAGGTCGTGCAGACTGGCAACTCGTAGGGGAACCAGGCAGTGCCTTCCTATGTCTTCTGTACCCACAGGTTTGGTCCCAGAGCAACTCTTCTTGAAGTGGGGAGGCCATTTGTGCCCTGGGGACCTTGACATTGGGCAAGGGAGAAGGCAAAATTGCTgttttctttccaccattgttATGTTTCCTGCTGCTGTGCTCAGGCCTGGCTCATAGTTTAGGCCTGAGGGTAACGGGGCCAGACTCTGCCCTGCAGATGTGTGTATActgcgcacgcacacacagctGCACATGGGCTTGTGTGTGTGGACAGGGCCTAGAACTGAAAAGCCAGAAAGTGGGAAACTGGTTATTTGGGGCATTGATTCTAAGAACCCACATCGTTGGACTGGGGGAAGTGTGTCCTCACCAGGGTGGTTGGGACCTTCTCTCCGGCAGGTATCCCCCCAGGAGATGGTACAGGAGATCCACCAGGTGCTCATGGACCGTGAAGACACATGTCATCGCACCTGCTTCTCTCTGCACCTGGACGGCAACATGCTGGACCACTTTTCCGAGCTGCGCAGCGTtgaggggctgcaggagggctCAGCACTACGTGTGGTGGAAGGTTTGTCTGGAAGTCAGGCTGCCTGCTGAGGGAGGGCAcagagaggcagggccaggtGGCACGCCACCCTGGCTGGCCATCGATGAGCATGTGGAGGCTCAGGGTGGCGGCAGACTTGTAGAGGCAGCATGGGAGCACGGGTCTGCTTCTCAGGCTATCACCTGCGCACCTTGCCCCTTCATGGGTTAAATATCAGAGTGGCTTAAAACAGACAATACCAGGCAGGGGCTTGAAATTGGTCCAGTGAAATTCTGTAGAGAAAAAGTTACATCACTTAAGGAAGTTAAACTTTCACAACCCTTGAGTAGGGAAGTCAGGCCCAGTGTGGACTGATCAGCTGGTGTGGTAAGGCTGGTTTGGTTGCAAAACAAAACCTGTGAACTTGGGTCTCCTGGGGAGAAGTGGCTCAAAGGTTTCAGGGGTGGCAGCTTATTAAgaagaaatgtggaaaaaatgtAATCCAACTGTGTCCAAAGTTGATTGATCATGGAAcctctctcctccctgaccaGAGCCCTCATTAACATTTCACAGAACACACCCTGGGGGCCCAGCATTGTGGTCTTATAGGTTCCGGGCGACCCTGGGCGAGGGCTGCCCAGAGCACACGGTTCCGGCAGGCCTGCTCACCCATGGCACTCGTGAACAGAGCAGGGGCCGTGTGGGCTCCCCTGGGCCTGTGTGCACTTCCATGGGCATTTCTTGTGCCTTTTGGCAAAAGGTTCTTTGCAAACAAGGATCCCTGCTGACCAGCAGGCAGGTGTGTGTGTTAAAACCAGAACTCCAGCTCATGTGTTTATAATGGAATTTGTAAATGGAAGCCTACACTGGAAAAATGAAGACCACCCATGGTGGTACCATGCCAGACTTCTCTACTCCGGGTGGGTGGTTGCAGGGAGCAGAGCCCTGGCAACACTCTGCCAATTCCCTCCCACCAGAGCCGTACACGGTACGCGAGGCCCGGATCCATGTGCGCCATGTCCGAGACCTGCTCAAGAGCCTAGACCCGTCCGATGCCTTCAATGGGGTGGACTGCAACTCCTTGTCCTTCCTCAGCGTCTTTACCGATGGCGACCTGGGAGGTGAAGGAGGCAttggggccaggactgggcagaggggccagGAGCGAGTTAGCCAGGGGCCAGCAAAAGCACCAAGGGCCTGGCTATCTCACCTGTAGGGGGTGGGACCAGAGGCACGCATCCCGGGGCCAGTTTAGGTGGGGAAATGGTGGCCCCTGGGTGGCCCTGTGCTGACCACCAGCCTCGGGTCCCTCAGACAGCGGGAAGCGGAAGAAGGGCTTGGAGATGGACCCCATTGACTGCACGCCGCCTGAGTACATTCTGCCAGGGAGCCGGGAGCGACCATTGTGTCCCCTGCAGCCCCAGAACCGCGACTGGAAGGTGGGATTCCTGAATAAAGCCGGGAATAGGTCTCTGGTGGGGTTGGAACCGCCGTACCAGGAGGCCTGATCCACTCACGCTGGGCCATTCCTGCAGCCCTTGCAGTGCCTGAAAGTGCTCACCATGAGTGGCTGGAACCCACCCCCTGGGAACCGCAAGATGCACGGGGACCTCATGTACCTGTTTGTGATCACAGCCGAGGACCGGCAAGTCAGCATCACGGCGTCCACGCGGGGCTTTTACCTGAACCAGTGAGTCCTTGTGCGAGCCCTTTCTGGGCCTGTGGGCAGCCCCTTGGGGTGCCCTGCCCAGTGACCACCCTCTCTGCAGGTCTACAGCGTATCACTTCAACCCCAAGCCTGCCAGCCCCCGCTTCCTCAGCCATTCCCTGGTGGAGCTGCTCAACCAGATCAGCCCGACCTTCAAAAAAAACTTCGCTGCGCTGCAGAAGAAAAGGTAGCGCCTCTGCCTCATCTCTGCCCCTTGTCTCATGTGCCACCAGGAGGTGGGGTGAACCAGCCAGCCCGAAGtctagcatttctttcttttttcctttttttaaaagattttatctacttatttttagagaggggaagggaaagagaaaagagagggagagaaacattgatgtgtgagagatacttctattggttgcctctcacacacccccaactggggacctggcccacaacccaggcatgtgctctgactgggaatccaacaggcgaccttttagttcacaggccagcgctcattCCTGAGcctcagcagccagggctgaactcgAGTGTTTCTGCCCTAAGAAGCTGTGCCCAGCACCCCAGAGCCTCCCTCAGGGAGCTAGCTGTCAGCCAGGCCCTAAGATAGCAGTTCTAGGAGAGCTGCCCGCACGCTTTGTGGGACCCACCAGCAGCAGGTCCTGGGGCGGGGAGACACTGGAGCttgtggggagggcagggttCTGAGCTGGGCGGACTGCCCCATCTCCCCTCCTCTGGTGCCATAGGGTCCAGCGCCACCCGTTCGAGAGGATTGCCACCCCATTCCAGGTGTACAGCTGGACGGCCCCCCAGGCAGAGCATGCCATGGACTGCGTGCGCGCCGAGGACGCCTACACCTCCAGGCTGGGCTACGAGGAGCACATTCCTGGACAGGTGCCTGCGGCCTGGCCTTGCCCTCTCTggtcacctcccttcccctcccctggtgGGTGCCAGGTTGGGTTCTGTGTGCCTCCCTGGAAGCTCTGTCTGCTCATCTGTCTTGTTCACTTGAGAGCCTTTGGGGCCATctgtggggaggtggaggaaggggctgCCCAGAGCAGGTTGTGGGGCATGGGCTGAGCCAGTGTCTCCCTCCCCGTTGTTCCCTTTGCAGACCCGGGACTGGAACGAGGAGCTACAGACCACGAGGGAACTGCCCCGCAAGAATCTGCCGGAGCGGCTACTTCGAGAAAGAGCCATATTCAAGGTACCCCTGTCCCCTCATGCCTGACTGGCAGCCTCAGACCTGCCTGCCACCATCGGCTGGTTTTGTGGTGACAGGCGGGAAAGCGGGACAGGCTGACAGGGTGCCCTGCAGTGTGTTCTGCTAGCCCCTGCCTCCTGGCAGACTGCCCTGACTCCTTtttctggcctctctgagcctggggTCCATGGGCAGGAGTGGGACCTGCCTCCAGTGTGGGTGGGTGAAGGGCAGAAAGCCGGTCCTTCACTAACTACCATTGGGTCCTCGCCTGGGCACAAATCCCCAACTGTGATGTTATTAGTACTTTTGCTAAGATAAGAGACCTGAGGGAAAAATAgtgctttcaaaaaaaaaatttaagttaaaaatcttACAGCCTAGAGATGGCAATGGTAAGAGTTAGATCTAAGTGCTTCGGGTGCTGCTGGCTTTGCCAGGGGCTGTGCAGGGGCTCCAGTCActgccctctgctctctctgcaCCTTGTCTGTTGCTGCTactctacagatgagaaaacaggcccaAGAGGGGACCTGTGTGGGCTCACCTGGCACAGAATTGGTGGGTCCCAAAGCTGTTCCAGCCCTTCCACTGCTTGCTAGTCACTAAGCTCTCTTCTCTCTAagtgatgtgttttttttttttttcaaaaaaaagctTTCTTGCCCTTTTCCGAACATAAGGAAGCTGATGCCAGAGCCCTCAGTCCCCGAGGTAGCCTGCTTGCCTCTGCCATGTGGGTGAGCTTGGCCAAGTGGGACAAAAGCTGGCGTGCTTGTGGATGGGGCCTCCCTGGCCCTCCCAGCCTCGGCCCCTTTCCCCCCAGGTACACAGTGACTTCACGGCAGCAGCCACGCGGGGAGCCATGGCGGTCATCGATGGCAACGTGATGGCCATCAACCCCAGCGAGGAGACCAAGATGCAGATGTTCATCTGGAACAACATCTTCTTCAGCCTGGGCTTTGACGTCCGCGACCACTACAAGGACTTCGGCGGGGATGTGGCGGCCTACGTGGCACCTGCCAATGACCTGAACGGTGTGCGCACGTATAATGCGGTGGACGTGGAGGGGCTGTACACGCTGGGAACGGTGGTCGTGGATTACCGCGGTTACCGTGTCACGGCCCAGTCCATCATCCCTGGCATCCTGGAGCGGGACCAGGAGCAGAGTGTCATCTATGGTTCCATTGACTTTGGCAAGACAGTGGTGTCGCACCCGCGATACCTGGAGCTGCTGGAACGCACGAGCCGGCCCCTCAAGATCCTGAGGCACCGGGTGCTCAATGACCGCAATGAAGAGGTGGACCTTTGCTCCTCTGTGGAGTGCAAGGGCATCATCGGAAACGACGGGCGCCACTACATCCTTGACCTGCTGCGCACTTTCCCGCCTGACCTCAACTTCCTCCCTGTGCCTGGTGAGCAGCTGCCCGAGGAGTGCACCCGGGCCGGCTTCCCCCGCAACCACCGGCACAAGCTGTGCTGCCTGCGCCAGGAGCTGGTGGACGCCTTCGTGGAGCATAGGTGAGGAGCATGGCCAGGCTGCCCCTGCTGGAAGGTGCTTCTGGGCCTGATCCTGATGGAGTAGCTTTGGGAGTGGAGAAGAGCTGGCCCTGGCCACAGGCGTTACAGACTCAGCTCTAGCCCTGCCCATGCCCACATCGGGCTCAGACCCGTGGCTCTCAGCCGAAGCAGTGCTGCCCCCTAAGGAGCGTGTAGAAATCTGCAAGGATGTTTTTGAAGGTTCCAGTGtcagggactgggagggggaatggggctTCGAGGCTGTTGGCATTTAGTGCCTAAGGATCAGGTACATCAAATGTCCCACCCCACAAATAGTTCTTCTTCTCACCGTACCAGTGGGTTCCTGTCAATTTTCAGAGCCCTGGCCTGCTTGGTGACCCACTCCCtgaccctcaccccaccccagttgtcCTCTTCCCATCTGGGAAGATCTCGCTTTTTGCTGGGACCTGCTGCCCCCTGGTAGAGGTGCTAGGCTGGCACGTGCACGTGGGCACCGATGTTTGCACATAGAGTAGGATGTGGCCTGTGCTGTCGGGGTGTCCAGTCCCAACGTTTGTTAACCCTGGCCAGCCAGGAACCTGGGGTCAGGCTCTGGGCCTTGTAACCAGCAGGAATGCCAGCGAGGCTGCCGCCAGCCCTTTCTTGTCCCTGTCTCTGTCCTGGTCCCGTCTGCTGCACTCTAGGTACCTCCTCTTCATGAAGTTAGCAGCCCTGCAGCTGATGCAGCAGAAAGCCAGCAAGGTGGAAACCCCCACCTCACTGGAAAACGGCAGCCCACCCTCTTTGGAGTCCAAGTCTGAAGACCCTCTGGGACCCGAGGCAGGAAGTGAGGAGGAGGGCAGCGGTGCCAGTGGCCTGGCCAAAGTGAAGGAGCTGGCAGAGACCATCGCCTCAGATGACGGGAcaggtggggctgctgtgggTGCTGGGGGAGCCCCAGGTCTGTCCTGGCAGCTGGTGCTTGCCACTGGTGGCTCAAGACCCAGTTGAAGAGAGGCAGATGGACGTCTTGGCAAGGAGCTGGGGGGAGACTTAGGACAGTGGGCCCACCAATAGTGGAATGGGGCTGCCTCCCAGCGGGCCATGTCTCCACAGCAGACCCACGGAGCCGGGAGGTGATTCGCAATGCGTGCAAGGCAGTGGGCTCCATCAGCAGTACGGCCTTCGACGTTCGCTTCAACCCTGACATCTTCTCACCAGGCAGGTGGTAGAGCAGGGCGGGCAGAGCACTGTGGGGTCATCTTGGGGCTCGATGCTGGTGGGCCTGGTCCCCCACCTAAGCAATGCCATCTGTCTTGTTACCTCCACCTCTTCACATGGCTCAagcctctgctctccctcccGCAGGTGTTCGCTTTCCTGAGTCCTGCCAGGAGGAAGTGCGGGACCAGAAGCAGCTGCTGAAAGATGCTGCTGCCTTCCTGCTCTCCTGCCAAATCCCTGGCTTGGTGAGGGCAGGGCCACAGGGGCGGGGCTGCACCGAGGGGGCTGCGCAGAGGGCACTGGTACAGGCTGGACCTCGGAGGCTTGTGGGACCTTCACAGGAGTGACTTCCTTAGACCTGCTGACTTGCAAGGCGGACAGGGCAGGGTGCTTGTCCTGGTTGTACAGAGGGACCACTGACCTGGAGAGACCAAGGGAGGCCGCAGACATAGGCTCTGTTGTCTtgtgccctccatgtgggctgggggctggtcCTCTGAGCCCCTGTGTGATagaggtgctggggtggggggcatctgggagaaaaggggagaggttCTGTCCTCTGCACCCTCACAAGCTTTATACTTAGACCCCATGGGTGCCGGGTGCTTGCTCCCTATTAAGACAGCTCCATGGTCAGGTGGTACGCCCCTCTCCGCCCTTTGAGCCAAACCTGCTGTGCTGGCTGCCCGGCCCTCTTGGTCAGAAGGGAGCCTGTGCTGCCTGTTGGGCTCTCCTGGTTCATCACCAGTGAGGTGCCCTCGTCCCTGCTTCCCCATCAAGTGGGCCTGGAAGTCCCCCAGTTTCCTTGGCTTGTGTAGAAGGTTGGGGGACAAATTGTCATGTCCTTGCTGCTCCtttgtctccttccctcttcctgacTGGGAGCTGCAGTCTTTGTCCCCTGCTTCCCCTTGGATGGGCCTCGTGGTAGTGTGAGCTCCCCAAGGGagacctggggtgggaggaggcagagggcctgGGCGGGGGCCCTGACCTGCTGCAGCCTACAGGTGAAGGACTGCACAGACCACGTGGTGCTGCCCATGGACGGGGCCACACTGTCCGAGGTGATGCGCCAGCGTGGCATCAACATGCGCTACCTGGGCAAGGTGCTGGATCTGGTGCTCCGGAGCCCGGCGCGAGACCAGCTGGACCACATCTACGTGAGTGGTGCTCAAGGTGGGCTGTGAACGGTGGGGCCTGGCAGAGGCCTGGGTTGACCACAACTTCCCTCTTTGAATCGTTGTAGAAAATTGGCATCGGAGAGCTTATCACCCGCTCTGCCAAGCACATCTTCAAGACGTACTTGCAGGTAGCACCGCCTCCTCCCCTGCCGGGTAGCATAGGGACCCAGGGGAGAGCCCTGGGttggggcccaggggccctcgtGACTTTGGTCCAAACGTCCCTCGTAGGGAGTTGAGCTCTCAGGCCTCTCGGCTGCCATCAGTCACTTCCTGAACTGCTTCCTGAGCTCCTACCCCAACCCTGTGGCCCACCTACCCGCCGATGAGCTAATCTCTAAGAagaggaacaggaggaggagaaaccgGCCTCCAGGAGCGGCAGATAACACCGCCTGGGCTGTCATGACCCCCCAGGAGCTGTGGAAGAACATCTGCCAGGAGGCCAAGAACTACTTTGACTTCAGCCTCGAGTGGTACTTGAGGGGCATGGCAGGCACTGGGGACCTCCGACAGCCCAcggggcaggcaggagccaggggaGAGGAGACCTGTGGTGGAGCTCTCTGGGGGAAGTGGGGGTGAGGGTTGTTAAGTCCTGGCTAGAGGGTGCAGGTGGCCTAGAAGGCACCTGGGCTCTACTCGGGTGGAGGGGCAGTTGttgagaaggggcagagatgagagAGGCGCTGCTGAGGCCCATCTGCCACTTCTCCCCAGTGAGTCCGTGGACCAGGCTGTGGAAACGTATGGCCTGCAGAAGATCACACTGCTGCGGGAGATCTCCCTCAAAACCGGGGTCCAGGTAGGCACGGGGCAGACTGTCCCTCCCGTGCCCAGGCTCCCACAAGGTCCACAGGGCCGGTGTTGGGGCGCTCACTCTCCACACATGGTGGCGGGTTGGGAGGTGCTGGCCATTGGAGCCTGGGGCTGAGGCAGCCTCTGGGTATCCCCCAGGTCCTACTAAAGGAGTACAGCTTTGACAGCCGCCACAAACCCGCCTTCACTGAGGAGGATGTGCTGAACATCTTCCCC
This window of the Desmodus rotundus isolate HL8 chromosome 9, HLdesRot8A.1, whole genome shotgun sequence genome carries:
- the CLUH gene encoding clustered mitochondria protein homolog isoform X4, whose translation is MVIKTDELPAAAPADSAREPSSQAGGKGRPGSAELPAVMLLNGDCPESLRKEEGPTEPPRENGLDEAEPGEETTGQEVIVIQDTGFSVKILAPGIEPFSLQVSPQEMVQEIHQVLMDREDTCHRTCFSLHLDGNMLDHFSELRSVEGLQEGSALRVVEEPYTVREARIHVRHVRDLLKSLDPSDAFNGVDCNSLSFLSVFTDGDLGDSGKRKKGLEMDPIDCTPPEYILPGSRERPLCPLQPQNRDWKPLQCLKVLTMSGWNPPPGNRKMHGDLMYLFVITAEDRQVSITASTRGFYLNQSTAYHFNPKPASPRFLSHSLVELLNQISPTFKKNFAALQKKRVQRHPFERIATPFQVYSWTAPQAEHAMDCVRAEDAYTSRLGYEEHIPGQTRDWNEELQTTRELPRKNLPERLLRERAIFKVHSDFTAAATRGAMAVIDGNVMAINPSEETKMQMFIWNNIFFSLGFDVRDHYKDFGGDVAAYVAPANDLNGVRTYNAVDVEGLYTLGTVVVDYRGYRVTAQSIIPGILERDQEQSVIYGSIDFGKTVVSHPRYLELLERTSRPLKILRHRVLNDRNEEVDLCSSVECKGIIGNDGRHYILDLLRTFPPDLNFLPVPGEQLPEECTRAGFPRNHRHKLCCLRQELVDAFVEHRYLLFMKLAALQLMQQKASKVETPTSLENGSPPSLESKSEDPLGPEAGSEEEGSGASGLAKVKELAETIASDDGTDPRSREVIRNACKAVGSISSTAFDVRFNPDIFSPGVRFPESCQEEVRDQKQLLKDAAAFLLSCQIPGLVKDCTDHVVLPMDGATLSEVMRQRGINMRYLGKVLDLVLRSPARDQLDHIYKIGIGELITRSAKHIFKTYLQGVELSGLSAAISHFLNCFLSSYPNPVAHLPADELISKKRNRRRRNRPPGAADNTAWAVMTPQELWKNICQEAKNYFDFSLECESVDQAVETYGLQKITLLREISLKTGVQVLLKEYSFDSRHKPAFTEEDVLNIFPVVKHVNPKASDAFHFFQSGQAKVQQGFLKEGCELINEALNLFNNVYGAMHVEICACLRLLARLHYIMGDYAEALSNQQKAVLMSERVMGIEHPNTIQEYMHLALYCFASSQLSTALSLLYRARYLMLLVFGEDHPEMALLDNNIGLVLHGVMEYDLSLRFLENALAVSTKYHGPKSLKVALSHHLVARVYESKAEFRSALQHEKEGYTIYKTQLGEDHEKTKESSEYLKCLTQQAVALQRTMNEIYRNGPSANIPPLKFTAPSMASVLEQLNVINGILFIPLSQKDLENLKAEVARRHQLQEASKNRDKAEEPMATEPDPAGAPEDAASQPQGAKDPPSLSLQG